AGTATGAGTCCGGACGGTAGAACGATTTATTATACCGCCACTTCTCAAAAACTGGGAATTACAGGAATTGCATACCAAAAATTTGAAGAAGGGAATTTTGGGAGCCCCGAATTTGTGCCTTTTGTGTGGGCTGATACACCGATGTCTGATGTTCAGATCTCACCGGATGGTAATCTGATGCTTTTTTCTACTTTTAAAGACTTCGAAGGTAAGCCGGACGGATTTAATTTCAATATCTGGGTTTCAGAGTTTAAGAATGGATCATGGCAGGATCCAACTCCATTCGGATCACCAATAACATCTTCAGGCAATGAGTTTTACCCGGTCATGACCAAGAATAGAAGCATTTACTTTTCTTCAGATAAATCAGGAAATTCAGATATATATTTTTCAAGGTTTGAAAACGGTGAATACCAGAAACCTGTTCGTTTACCTGACAATATAAATACAGATAAGATGGAAGCAGATGCCTTTATATCAGTGGATGAATCTTTTATTATTTTTGTTCGTGTCGATGAACCTGATGGTTACGGTAAGAGTGATTTATACATTAGTTTCAGAGAAGATAATATGAAATGGTCAGATCCTGTTAATATGGGTGAGGGCGTTAACAGCGATGAGATAGATGGGAGCCCTTATGTAACACCTGATGGTATGTATTTGATATTTACATCAGGAAGAAAACAAGGAGGTATAAAGGAAAAAGCTGCTGAAGGCTATGAGAATTTCAAATCGATTATTTCTTCCAGTGAAAACGGATCGCTAAATTTTTATATCATGAGTCTTGATTTAGATAAATACAAGAATTAGTTGGATGATTAAACCCCTGTCAAATAAAAACATCAGTATCGCTGAAACTATTTTTTCTGTTTTTCAGGCTTCTTACTCGGTGGAGGCTAAACTATTAAATGCTTCCGATTTTCCACCCTTAAAAAGGCCTCTTGAAGACTATATAAATTGTTCAACCGCATTTTTTGGATACTATTTTGGGGACGAATTGGCCGGGATTGTCGAAATCAATGAAACGGACCAGTTTACGCATATTAATAGTTTGGTTGTTCATCCCTCTCACTTTAGGCGAGGTATAGGGAAAAGCCTGATGCAATTTGTATTAAAAGAGTATAATTCGAAACGGTTTGTTGTTGAAACGGGCTTAGGCAATCGTCCTGCCATAAAACTTTATCAAAGTTTTGATTTTAAGGAGGTGAATCAGTGGGATACCGATCATGGAGTCAGAAAAGTTAAATTTGAATTGAAAAAAGGATAAATGATTCAGAAAAGTCTTTAAACTTTAATTTTAGAAAAGAATTTAGTGAATAAACAATATCATATACTGAATGGTGATGCATTAATGGGTCATTTTCCCAAAAATATACCGGGGGAATTTATTGTTGCCCGGGAATGTTTCGTCGATGGAAAAGTTGATGGGAAAGGATTAGTTGAACTGTATAGAACAAGGGCAAATTTTCTGAGTGATCATTATCAGGTGTCACCACAAGATTATTATAATGATTCAGTAACTGAATTCGAAAAAATTGATGCTATAAAAGATGATTCAGAGATCAATCTTTGGTTTGAAGATGATTTGTTTTGTCAGGTTAATTTCTGGTTCATTTCGTATCTATTGGCGAAAAAAAAAGAGAAGATTAAAGCTTATCTAATCAGGCCGGAAACACATGATCAATATGGATTCGGAGGATTGTCTGAGTCTGAACTTGTTTCGATTTACGATAACAGATCAGTAATTACGGATCTTGATATATTGGCAGACCTTTGGATACATTATCAAAACAATGATCTAAAGAACTTAGCCTTAAATGCGAAAAAGTTGGGTCATTTGTATCCATTTATCGACAAGGCGGTAGAGGCACATCTGGATCGACTGCCTGATCATAATAATGAGGGAAGGCCTATCAGGTCCCTTAAAACCATAATGAGTGAATTAAAGACAGATGATTTTGAGATTGTATTCAGAGAATTTTGTAAACGTGAAAGCATTTATGGATTTGGCGATTTACATGTGAAAAGACTGTTTGACAAAATAAAAAATAACTCAAATCCACAATGAAAGCAGCGCTTCGAAAATCTTATGGACCCCCCGAAATTATTCAGGTTACTGATGTTGAAAGTCCAAGTCATGGTTCTAATGAGGTATTGGTTAAGGTTTTTGCCACAACGGTTAATAGAACCGACTGTGCTAATCTTACCGCAAAACCCTTTTTAATGAGATTAATACTGGGCTTTCTAAGACCTAAAAAAGTAATTTTGGGAACTGATTTTGCCGGGGAAGTAGTAGGAGTTGGAAAGGAGGTAAAAACATTTAAATTAAAGGATAGGTTGATTGGATTTAACGATTTGGGCTATGAATCTCAAGCTGAATATTTGACTATTCCTGAAGATGGAAATATCTTGAAAATTCCACCGAATACAGATTATGCAAAAGCAGTTGCGAGTATTGAAGGAGCACATTACGCATATACTTTCATTAACAAAACAAAGATTAAGGCCGGAAATAAAATTCTTATTAATGGAGCTACCGGAGCCATAGGTTCGGCTCTTTTACAATTTGTTAAAAAGTTTGATGTTTTTATCACAGCAACCTGTAACACGAAGAATGTTGAACTCGTCAGATCTTTAGGAGCAGACAGAATAATTGATTATTCAAAAGAAGATTTCACAAAAGATTTGGAAAAGTATGACTTTGTATTTGATGCGGTTGGGAAAAGTACATTTGGTAAGTGTAAATCAATTTTGAATAAAGGAGGTGTTTATATTTCTTCAGAATTAGGACCGTTTGCACAGAACGTTATTTTTGCCTTAATGACACCTATTTTGGGAGGGAAGCAGGTCATTTTTCCAATTCCATTTCCCATCAAGAGAACCATGCCCTACATCCTGAATCTCATGAAGAAGGAAATATTCAATCCGGTAATTGATCGCGTTTACAATCTGAATGAGATAGACCAGGCTTACGAATATGCCCTGTCAGGAGAAAAAACCGGGAATATCATTGTTAAAATAGCTGAAGAGGAATAAGTTGATTAAAATATGAGGTCCGGGAGTTAAATTAATTTCGTATAAATTTGACGGCATAAAATAAGACGAGATGAAAGAAAAAGAGGTTATTCGCAGAGGAAAAGGGGAGAACTACAACTATTCTCAAGACCATTGTTTTGTAAAGTTGTCTTCGAGAAATACGAACGGAGAATTATGTTTTGTTGAAGATACATTGAAACCTGGTTTTTATTTAGGGAGACATCACCATAAAAAAATGACCGAGGTATTTTATATTCTCGAGGGAGAATTAGATTTAATATTTGATGATGGTACCGTAACAGCTACCGCAGGAGATACTATAACTGTGCCACCCAATGTTTGGCATGCAGCAAGCTGTGAAAAAGGAGGAAAGATGCTGACGATTTTTAAAAACGGACAGTTTGATCTCTACCTTGAGAAATTGTCTGGAATGACAGATGAAGAATTTGCGGATCAAGAATTGATGAGGTCAGTTTCAGCGGATTTTGACATCTACACAGAATAATACACTCAATCTTAATTATAGACTGATACGATAAAGATGAAAATAATAAAACGAATTTTTAAATTCTTCTTGATACTCAGTGGAGCGATACTGTTGTTATTGTTGGTAGCCATTGGAATTGATACTTACAGGACAGGCTATTTGAAGGTAAAGA
This DNA window, taken from Lutimonas zeaxanthinifaciens, encodes the following:
- a CDS encoding TolB family protein, whose protein sequence is MKFKIISLLFLILSTACSNNKKANKTEPSVRITHPYRIDSIIEKPVKFYPEVISTNIDKFNTSMSPDGRTIYYTATSQKLGITGIAYQKFEEGNFGSPEFVPFVWADTPMSDVQISPDGNLMLFSTFKDFEGKPDGFNFNIWVSEFKNGSWQDPTPFGSPITSSGNEFYPVMTKNRSIYFSSDKSGNSDIYFSRFENGEYQKPVRLPDNINTDKMEADAFISVDESFIIFVRVDEPDGYGKSDLYISFREDNMKWSDPVNMGEGVNSDEIDGSPYVTPDGMYLIFTSGRKQGGIKEKAAEGYENFKSIISSSENGSLNFYIMSLDLDKYKN
- a CDS encoding GNAT family N-acetyltransferase, coding for MIKPLSNKNISIAETIFSVFQASYSVEAKLLNASDFPPLKRPLEDYINCSTAFFGYYFGDELAGIVEINETDQFTHINSLVVHPSHFRRGIGKSLMQFVLKEYNSKRFVVETGLGNRPAIKLYQSFDFKEVNQWDTDHGVRKVKFELKKG
- a CDS encoding DUF1835 domain-containing protein, whose amino-acid sequence is MNKQYHILNGDALMGHFPKNIPGEFIVARECFVDGKVDGKGLVELYRTRANFLSDHYQVSPQDYYNDSVTEFEKIDAIKDDSEINLWFEDDLFCQVNFWFISYLLAKKKEKIKAYLIRPETHDQYGFGGLSESELVSIYDNRSVITDLDILADLWIHYQNNDLKNLALNAKKLGHLYPFIDKAVEAHLDRLPDHNNEGRPIRSLKTIMSELKTDDFEIVFREFCKRESIYGFGDLHVKRLFDKIKNNSNPQ
- a CDS encoding NAD(P)-dependent alcohol dehydrogenase codes for the protein MKAALRKSYGPPEIIQVTDVESPSHGSNEVLVKVFATTVNRTDCANLTAKPFLMRLILGFLRPKKVILGTDFAGEVVGVGKEVKTFKLKDRLIGFNDLGYESQAEYLTIPEDGNILKIPPNTDYAKAVASIEGAHYAYTFINKTKIKAGNKILINGATGAIGSALLQFVKKFDVFITATCNTKNVELVRSLGADRIIDYSKEDFTKDLEKYDFVFDAVGKSTFGKCKSILNKGGVYISSELGPFAQNVIFALMTPILGGKQVIFPIPFPIKRTMPYILNLMKKEIFNPVIDRVYNLNEIDQAYEYALSGEKTGNIIVKIAEEE
- a CDS encoding cupin domain-containing protein, which translates into the protein MKEKEVIRRGKGENYNYSQDHCFVKLSSRNTNGELCFVEDTLKPGFYLGRHHHKKMTEVFYILEGELDLIFDDGTVTATAGDTITVPPNVWHAASCEKGGKMLTIFKNGQFDLYLEKLSGMTDEEFADQELMRSVSADFDIYTE